Proteins co-encoded in one Aspergillus flavus chromosome 2, complete sequence genomic window:
- a CDS encoding uncharacterized protein (expressed protein) translates to MVEWCSVLSGVMVVVDIFLSVYFNLFIYFFFLLFFWEGSRLDAMGVEHWKHCSYSLGCAGLALVFKMFVARLVSTISIACSFIRCMNLSC, encoded by the coding sequence ATGGTTGAGTGGTGCTCGGTCTTGAGTGGCGTGATGGTAGTTgttgatatatttttatctgtttattttaatttatttatttattttttttttcttctattcttttGGGAGGGAAGTCGTCTAGATGCTATGGGTGTAGAACACTGGAAGCATTGTTCTTACTCTCTCGGTTGCGCTGGCCTTGCTCTGGTATTCAAGATGTTCGTTGCCAGGCTAGTTAGTACGATCTCGATTGCATGTTCATTCATTAGGTGTATGAATCTGTCTTGTTAG